GATATGGATACTTTGGTTAAGATGATTGTCGAAACAGCACAGCCGGGTGACCATATTCTGATTATGAGCAACGGGGGATTTGGTGGCATTCACGAGAAGCTACTGGCAGCATTGACGAAAAAAGCAACCGCGGCTTAATTCATTATAATATGCTCAATAATAAGGGGATCGCGCCCATTGGACGATCCTCTTTTTATTTCCTGTTATCATGTGCTGTGCACATAGCTTGATTGGATTGACATACGGCAGACCTGCAAAATTAAAGCTCTTGTTCAAACAGGTTGAGAATGGCTTCGTAGAGTTGTTTTGTCGAAAAGTTTTGGGCTGGGGTAGAAAAAATGGTGTCATCGCCTGCAATGCTGCCAAGAATGCCTTCTGCTTTCCCCAATGAATCTAATAAGCGTGCAATTAATTGTGCTGCACCAGGGCTGGTTCGTATGACGACAACACAATGATTATAATCGACATCTAATACCAGATTTTTTAATGGGCTGGTGGCAGTGGGAACGCCCAATTCTGCGGGTAAGCAGTAGACCATTTCCATCTTTGCATTACGGGTTCGGACTGCACCAAATTTCGTCAGCATTCTGGAAACTTTAGATTGGTTGATATTTTCAAACCCCTCGTCCTGAAGCGCTGAAACAATTTCACCTTGAGAGCTGAATTTTTCTTCTTTCAATAATGCCTTGAAAGTTTTTACCAAATCTTCCTGTTTCGAAGGAACACGCATATTTCACCATCGTTGAATCCGTTATCAGGTTGACATTATGCGAAAGAGTGAATTTTTATTCAAGAAAGAGACGAATATAGTCTGGCGCTGAATATCATTTTATTTCTGCTTATTTTCTTTTTACCCGCTTTTTTACCCGCTTTTCTTTTTGCCAACTTAAATAGATTTTCATAATAGTGAGTGTTTGCAATCTTGTCCTGCGCGCCGTGCGGGTCAAGATTGACTCCTGTCATTTTGAAACGCTATTTAAGCAGGGTAAATGTGTTGTTAATTAAATGGTGTTGTTTAGTGTGAAGGGGAAGAGTAAGGTAATCAGCCAATTGATGAGGAAGACAACTGAAATAATTCTCAGAAAAGTGCCCATTATCTCATTAACAGATAAGCATTTTGTCTAAAATAAAGTAACTTTGGTGTTCCATCATCAGGTCATTAGGTGGATAATCTGGCTGTTAACAGATTGTTTTTAATACGTAGTGATTACAGTACTTAATTTAAGGAGTATCAGGATGAAAGTTGCAGTTCTCGGTGCAGCCGGTGGTATTGGTCAGGCACTTGCCCTTCTACTTAAGACCCAGCTTCCTTCAGGTTCAGAACTTTCCTTGTATGACATTGCTCCGGTGACCCCAGGCGTGGCAGCCGATCTGAGCCATATCCCAACGGAAGTCAAGGTCACTGGTTTTGCTGGTGAAGATGCAACCCCTGCACTGGTCGGTGCAGATGTCGTATTGATTTCTGCGGGTGTGGCGCGTAAACCTGGTATGGATCGTTCCGATTTGTTCAACATTAATGCCGGTATCGTGCGTAATCTGGTTCAGCAGGTTGCTAAAACTTGTCCAAAAGCATTAATTGGCATTATTACTAACCCAGTCAATACCACGGTAGCCATTGCTGCTGAAGTCCTGAAAAAAGAAGGGGTGTACGATAAAAACCGCCTGTTTGGTGTAACTACCTTGGATGTCATTCGTTCCAACACCTTTGTGGCTGAATTGAAAGGCAAGAAAGCAGAAGAAATAGAAGTTCCTGTTATTGGCGGGCATTCCGGTGTGACCATTCTGCCTCTGTTGTCTCAAATCCCCGGTGTTAGCTTCACTGATGAAGAAATTGAAGCATTGACCAAGCGTATCCAGAATGCAGGTACTGAAGTTGTTGAAGCAAAAGCGGGTGGCGGCTCTGCAACCCTGTCTATGGGGCAGGCAGCGGCACGTTTGGGCTTGTCTCTGATCCGTGGCTTGCAAGGTGAAAGCAATATTGTTGAGTGCAGCTATATTGAAGGTGATGGCAAATACGCTCGTTTCTTTGCGCAGCCTGTTCGTTTAGGTAAAAACGGTATCGAAGAACGTTTAGATATTGGCAAATTGAGTGACTTCGAACAAAAGGCACTCGATAACATGCTGGATGTTTTGAAAAACGATATTGAATTGGGTGAAAATTTTATTAACGGATAATTCATTTATTAATGATTTATTAATATACGAATTAAGCTAAATATATTAGATAACTAAAACCGCTAGTTAGAAATAACTAGCGGTTTTTCTTTCAATAATAATATTGATAGCTAATTATTCTTTTTCTCTCTAACTTTCCTTTCTAATAGTTCTCCTGTACGGGGATCGAAATAACGACTTGGCCATATTTCAGACGGATGCAGTTCTAAGTAATTCGCTATTATCCATTCTCCCTTGGGCCACGGGCGAGAAAGTGTATTCGCCAAAGTTGATGAGCTGAGCCCCGCCTCACGGGAAACGGCGGCTAACGTCGTTCCTCGTTTACGTAAAGCAGCAATAATATCAGCAGGATGCCAATCCGATTTCATAGAAATCATTTTTTTAATCCTTTTCTATTAAATTTGAAGCCACATTAGTGGTATAACTAAAGCGTTAATGTGAAATTAATAACGAACACGAACCTGTTATTAAGAAAATAAAATAACATTATTTTTTCTAAAAATATTTCTAATTTTTTCTTAATAACGTCTTTTTTGAACTTGGTTACAAAAATAGAGAAACATTATGAAAAAAGAGTGGTATACGGCAATGGAGTTGACCGGTGTAGGTGAGTTACCTAGATCACCACAAGGAGTTAATGCCAGGGCAAAACGTGAAGAGTGGTTGAGGCAAAAACGGGCGGGTGTTCAAGGAAGGGCCATTGAATACCATTACTCTTGTTTGCCTAAATCAACTTTAACGGCTTTGGAACTACATGAAACATCAGCGGAATATCAGGTTCAGAAACAAGATCCTCTCTCTATTTGGGTAAGTGCATTTAATTTACTCACCGAGGAAGAAAAGGAGGTAATTACCGAAGTGATATTACGTGATGGCATAAGAAGTTTTTTGGAAAAAATCACAGCTACTTGAGACAGCTTTTGAAAAGCCAAATGCTTAAAATTTGGCTTTCTCTTCACTGCTCCAGTATCAAGCGAGGAGAAAGAGATGAAAAAAGATTGGTATTCTGCAAAGGAGCTCATCGGCCTCGCAGGGCTGCCATCGTCTCCCCAAGGGGTCAATCTGATGGCAAGACGCGAGGGCTGGGAACAACGCCGTAAGCGTGGAGTACAAGGAAAAGCGCTCGAATATAATGTCAACAGTTTACCCGAAGAAGTTCTGAATCTACTGACTGTGAGTGAAAGTTCAGTCGAGTACTACCGGAATAAGCGGCAGGACCCCTTTATGATCTGGGTGGAGGCTTATTACCAGTTGAGCAAATCCGAAAGAGAGCGCATGGTTAAGTTCATTTTGAGAAAAGGGCTGGCCAGCCTTGTTCAATATGTCGGTATTCAAGATATTGATAATAAAGAGAGTGCCCCAGATTGAGTGATCTGGGACACTGATTGATTCAGTTCAGGAAAGTCGCTGTACGGCGACATGAGCCAATCCCTCAAGGGCCGCCTTGTATGGAGAATCTTCCAGTATTTGCAATGCTGAAATGGCCTTATCAGCTTCTTCTTCTGCCCGTTGGCGGGTGTAGTTAAGTGAACCACACTGTTTCATTGTTGCCAGTACAGTATCCAGCAAATGGCGGCCATTACCTTGCTCAATGGCACTGCGGATCAGAGCGGATTGTTCCGGCGTTCCGCGGGTCATGGCGTGCAAAAGGGGTAATGTGGGTTTGCCTTCATTCAGGTCATCCCCCGTATTCTTGCCGAGTGTGCTGTTATCTGAGTCATAATCCAACAGATCGTCAATTAATTGAAATGCGGTCCCCAGATAACGGCCATAATCACGCAGTGCGGCTTCTTGCTCAGGCGTGGCGTTGGCGAGAATGGCGGCTGAGTGGGCAGCGACTTCAAACAGGCGGGCGGTTTTGCTGTAAATGACCTGCATATAGTCATCTTCTGAAATATCCGGATCATTACAGTTCATCAACTGCATGACTTCGCCTTCAGCAATGACATTGGTAGCGTCAGACATCAATTTTAATACGCGCATGGAATCAAGATCGGTCATCATTTGAAATGAACGCGTATAGATAAAATCGCCGACAAGGACACTGGCAGCGTTGCCATAAATGGCGTTGGCTGTCTCTTTTCCCCGGCGCATATCAGATTCATCAACGACATCATCATGCAGCAAGGTTGCCGTATGGATAAATTCAATCAAAGCAGCAACTTTGATGTGTTTTTCGCTTGCACAATGAAGGGCTTTACCTGCCAGTACGGCAATCATTGGGCGAATGCGCTTGCCACCACCGCTGATAATGTAGTAACCAAGTTGGTTGATCAGCGCAACGTCAGAATTTAATTGGTTAAGAATGGTTTCATTAACCGCTGCCATATCATCAGCGGTAAGTTTAATTATCGATTCTAAATTCATGTTTTGGCTTTGGACTCTGATTCAGAGCTGTGCTCATTAATTAGCATATCAATAGATATCAAGATATATCGATTGTACTTGAAAAACCGTTCAAATAAATGACAATTGAAAAACTCTGTTTTTTTCTCATCTGTTCTAATTCTGCACTTGTCTTCTAGGCGGTTTTTGCGTAGAATTCGCGCCCTATTGTGAATATTTTATAGCGCGCTCTGGAAAGCATTTTTAGGGGGTGCGCGGAAAGCGGAGTTTATATGTACGCAGTTTTCCAAAGTGGTGGTAAACAACACCGAGTAAGCGAAGGCCAAACAATTCGCTTGGAAAAGCTGGACATCGCAACAGGTGAAACTGTTGAGTTTGACCAGGTACTGATGGTCGCTAATGGCGAAGACATCAAAATCGGCGCTCCAGTAGTTGAAGGCGTTAAAGTTAAAGCTGAAGTTGTTGCGCACGGTCGTGGCGAGAAAGTTAAAATCGTTAAGTTTCGTCGTCGTAAACACAGCCGTAAGCAGCAGGGCCACCGTCAGTGGTTCACTGATGTTAAAATCACTGGCATCGCTTAAGATTTTAGGAGAGCAGATTAATGGCACACAAAAAGGCTGGCGGCTCGACTCGTAACGGTCGCGATTCTGAAAGCAAACGTCTGGGTGTAAAACGTTTTGGTGGTGAGTCTGTTTTGGCAGGCAGCATCATCGTTCGTCAACGTGGTACTAAGTTCCACGCAGGCAGCAACGTAGGTTGTGGCCGTGACCACACCCTGTTCGCATTAGCTGACGGGAAAGTTAAGTTCGAAGTTAAAGGTCCAAAAAACCGTAAATTTATCAGCATCGAAGCTGAATAAGTTTTTTGACTCTTAATCGAATAGAAGCCCTGCAATGTGTGTTGCGGGGCTTTTTATATTCTGGATTACGCCATCTCTGGGTACTAGCTGCCATCCAGTTTTACAGTGGCTATCCTACGGAGAAAAGTGATGAAATTTGTAGATGAAGCCAGGATTCTGGTTGTCGCGGGAGATGGTGGCAATGGTTGCGTCAGCTTCCGCCGTGAGAAATATATTCCCAAAGGTGGGCCGGACGGCGGCGATGGTGGTGATGGTGGTGATGTCTACCTGCTGGCAGATGAAAACCTCAATACGCTGATTGATTACCGTTTTGAAAAATCCTTCCGCGCTGAACGTGGTCAAAATGGACAAAGCCGCGATTGTACCGGTAAACGTGGTCAGGACATTACCATCAAGGTTCCGGTCGGAACTCGTGTGCGTGATGTTGCCACGGGAGAAGTGCTTGGGGACATGCTGCGCCATGAACAACGTTTTATGGTGGCTAAAGGCGGTTTCCACGGCCTTGGCAATACCCGCTTTAAATCTTCGGTGAACCGCGCCCCTCGTCAAAGGACGATGGGAACGCCTGGAGAAAGCCGTGAGCTGATGTTGGAACTGATGCTACTGGCTGATGTGGGAATGTTGGGTATGCCAAATGCAGGCAAATCCACCTTTATTCGCGCGGTATCGGCAGCAAAACCCAAAGTGGCTGATTATCCTTTTACAACGCTGGTGCCAAGCCTTGGTGTTGTGCGCATGGATAACGAGCAAAGTTTTGTCGTTGCAGATATCCCAGGTTTGATTGAAGGTGCATCAGAAGGTGCGGGATTGGGTATTCGTTTCTTGAAGCATTTGGAACGTTGCCGCGTATTGCTGCATTTGATTGATCTCTGCCCAATTGATGAATCCGATCCGGTTGAAAACGCTCGTATCATCATCAAAGAGCTACACAAATACAGTGAAAAACTGGCAGAAAAACCGCGCTGGTTGGTATTTAATAAAGTCGATCTTACGGATCCGGAAGAAGCGAAACAGCGGGCAAAAGCCATTGCTGATGAGCTGGGTTGGGAAGGCGATTATTACATGATCTCAGCCGTGAACCGTCAGGGTGTGAAAGAGCTGTGCTGGGACATTATGGAATTCATGAAGACCCAGCCTCGTAGTATGGAAACGTCAGAAGAATCTCAACCTGAAAAAGTTGAATTCATGTGGGATGACTACCATAAGGAACAGTTGCAGCAAGCATCTGATGACGATTGGGATGATGACTGGGACGAAGAAGATGACGAAGGCGTAGAGTTTATCTATAAGCACTAATCTTCAATAGACATTCGAATATCACAAAAGGGCGCTAAGTACAGCGCCCCTTTTCCTTTTCGACCAAGTTCTTCTTAAGAACATGCAGCGTCTGGATGCCTGTTTAAAGGAGATGCTGGGGGTGATTCATTTGCTGGTGAAGAATACGAGCAATTAGAATATCGGTATCACGGATAGTATAGAAAATGGTGTGGCGCTGGAACTCAATTCGCATCACTCCGGGGATAACGGGATATTCCCGACCGATATAAGGCATTCCGGCCAATGTTTCCAGAAACGCTTCCAGCATCCCCGTGTAGTGGTCGGCCTGAGCCGTACCAAGCTGTAAAAGGGTATAATCATAAATTCCGGCAAAATCTTCTGCCGCCCTTTCAGTGAGCTTATACATTGTGCTTACGCTTCCGTTGTTCAGCAATATCCCGTAGGGTTAACGAACTTTCCCCACTTTCAAGGCCATCTATCACTGCCTTGCGAATAGCATCGTTTTGATTCTCCTGCTGCTCCAACAGACGTAGTGCAGAGCGCATAACTTCACTGATCGAACCGTAACGGCCACTCTCAACCATGCGCTGTACAAAACCGTCAAGCTGTTCGCTCATACTGACAGAAGTAATTTTTCTCATATCGCATACCTGTATTAATAGTTAATACAATAAGCATATCACAACCAGGCAGATCAGGTCACATCATCATTGACGATAGCTATTGTCGAGACAAAACCGAACCCGTTAGTGGTTTTGATATAACGACTTATACAAATCGTGTTCAAAACGCGATAACGGAACCCGGCGGCTACGCTGATCTTGCGGCGGAACAGAGTAGGCAGAGACAAACTGGACAAAAGCAATTTGTTGCCCACTGGCGGCAGTCATAAATCCTGCCAGGTTATAAACGCCTTGTAATGATCCTGTTTTGGCAAAAACTTTACCATCAAGCCCCGCTTCATGCAGACCGGGACGATAAGCCAACGTGCCATCATATCCCGCTTTGGGTAACATCGAGATGAAGTCCAGTTCATCATTATGCTGGGCGATAAATTGCAATATCTCCATCATGGTTGCGGGGGCGATCAAATTGTGGCGTGAAAGGCCAGAACCATCCACCATGACGGTATTACCTAAGTCAATACCGGCTTTCTGTTTCAGAATCTGGCGAACGGCATCGGAACCTGCCCGCCATGTACCCGGAACGTTGAAATAACGATGGCCGAGGGTACGAAAGAGAGTATCGGCAATCATGTTATCTGATTTTTTCAACATGATTGTGAGCATATTCATTAATGGTACAGATTGATTGACGGCGCGGATCTTTTCTGGTGGTTGGGGAATAGATTGGCGCCGTATATGGCCTTTTAGCTCGATGCCCGCAGTATTCAGTTCATTTTTTAGGATCTTGCCAACATAACTCGCCCCATTTTGGATGGCAAACGCCAAGGGGAGTGGTTCATTGCGTTGTGTCAGGCAACCTGTCAGGGTATATCGATTCAGGTCAGCCGATGTCACATCAAGTTCACAATACTTCGCTTCGGGCGATCCCTTCGCCAATGTTTTGACTTCACTCAATACGTCGACAGGATAAAAAGAGGGCACACGAACAACAGCCAGTTCTCCAGGTTGTTCTGAGCTGTAAAGTGACACAGAAAAGCAGTTCTTATCCACGATGGCGGCTGATGGAGGGGCACTGAAACACTGGGTCATATCGTTCCATACCCAGCCAGGGGCTTTATCATGGCTGGCGAAAATCGAAACATCGATCACAAGGTCGCCGGCAATCTGTTTGATACCCGATTGTTTTAAGGTCTCGACCATATTGCGCAGTTGTGAACGTGTCAGCATGGGATCGCCGACAAAGCGAGCCGTTAGATTACCTTCTAATACGCCATCTACAATATTGGCATCACTTTCCAAGGTTGTTATAAAACGGTAATCCTTACCAAGCTGCAATAGCGCTGCCAATGCTGCCACGATTTTCTGCGTACTTGCCGGTAACGCCATTTGTTGCCCGTGATAATCAACTAAGGGATTTTTTGAGCCAACAACTTGGGCAATAAACGAAAAATCAGTTCCCGCAGGCAAATATTGGGCACTTTTCTCAATCGAAGAGACATTGGAAGAGGCATTCGCACTGAAAATACTCAGAATCAAACTGAGCATACAAGCTATTCTGCTGGTAATTTTTAAAAGAGCCATAGATCTCGCATATGAAAGTGGGTATATCCCAAGAATATTTGTATTAATCATACTAAGGTGTCATTGAAAGGCAAAGTAAACGATGATCCATCAGCAACTCTACGTTAGAATGATAGATTGGCAGGTAAATAGGCATGTGGACTTCAGATTGTGCTGAGTGACACTTCTTTTATTAATTATCTGTAAGCCCGCCTGATAGGGTGTGCTCATTGTGCTGTTATTACAAAAATCAGGAATGATGTTGTTTGGGCTTAGGATTGATTTAGAGGTTTAATAAATGAAACAAATTCCGATGACGGTACGTGGCGCGGATAAATTGCGCGAAGAATTAGAATATTTGAAAAATGTACGTCGCCCGCAAATTATTGCTTCAATCGCTGAGGCGCGTGAGCACGGTGATTTGAAAGAAAACGCGGAATATCATGCCGCCCGTGAGCAGCAGGGCTTCTGTGAAGGCCGTATTCAGGAAATTGAGGCTAAACTTTCCAATGCACAGGTGATTGATGTTACGAAAGTGACCAACAATGGCCGGGTGATTTTTGGGGCAACGGTAACAGTACTGAACGTGGATTCTGACGAAGAGCAGACCTACCGTATCGTCGGTGATGATGAAGCCAATATTAAAGAAAATCTTCTTTCAGTGAATTCACCGATTGCCCGTGGCCTGATTGGCAAAGAAGTGGATGATGTGGTTGTGATTACGACGCCTGGCGGTCAAGTGGAATACGAAGTTTTGAACGTGGATTATCTCTAAAACACCATGATCAAAAGAAAAAGGCCAGTTGTTGGCCTTTTTTATCATAACAAATACATCAATATGGCACTTTTGTATAAATATGCCGTGATTATTTAGGTAGACTAATTTTGCGTTCTGCTGATGGACGGTAGAGAACTAACATTTTTCCAATGATTTGCACATTATGTGCACCTGTTTCACGAACAATCGCTTCAGCGATCAAAGTTTTTATTTCGCGGTCTTCGCCCGCAACTTTGACTTTGATAAGCTCGTGATGTGAAAGAGTCTGTTCGATTTCAGCCAATACGCCTTCGGTCAGCCCATTGTTGCCGATCATCACGACAGGCTTTAATGAATGAGCGAGGCTTTTCAGGTATTGGACTTGTTTCTTGTTAAGAGTCATCGTTTTTTTGCTTAGTTGGGATTGAAAACGATATATTCTACCGCCATCTCATATCTATCACCATAAAAGTGTGGTGTGGTTTGATAAGAGAGCGCAAAAAATAAGGCGTTCTATTAGTAGAGTTGGAAAGAACAATGGCCAATAAAAAACGTTCAGCAAGCTCAAGTCGCTGGTTACAGGAACATTTTAGTGATAAATATGTTCTTCAGGCGCAGAAAAAAGGGCTTCGCTCTCGCGCTTGGTTTAAACTTGATGAGATACAGCAAAGCGACAAAATCTTTAAACCGGGCATGACCGTTGTTGATTTAGGCGCTGCTCCGGGTGGGTGGTCTCAATACGTAGTGAGTCAGATTGGCAATAATGGGCGAGTTATCGCTTGTGATCTTTTGCCAATGGACCCGATAGTTGGCGTCGATTTCCTGCAAGGCGACTTTCGCGATGAACTTGTATTGAAAACATTACTTGAGAGAGTTGGTGATAATAAAGTCCAGGTCGTCATGTCGGATATGGCTCCTAATATGAGTGGAACCCCCGCGGTCGATATTCCCCGATCCATGTATCTGGTTGAGTTAGCGTTGGATATGTGTCGTGATGTGCTGGCCCCTGGGGGCAGTTTTATTGTCAAAGTGTTTCAGGGAGAGGGCTTTGATGAATACCTGAGGGAAATACGCTCCCTTTTTGCGAAGGTAAAAATTCGTAAACCAGAAGCTTCGCGGGCACGATCACGTGAAGTATACATTGTAGCGACAGGGCGGAAAGTGTAGTACCCTGACTACTATTTGTTAACACAGTTGTAATATGAGGTTAATCCCTTGAGTGACATGGCGAAAAACCTGATTCTCTGGTTAGTCATCGCAGTTGTCTTGATGTTATTGTTCCAGAGTTTTGGTCCCAGCGACTCTAGCGGTCGTCGGGTAGATTACTCTAGTTTCATCACTGAGATATCGCAGAATCAAATAAGCGAAGTACGTATTTCGGGTCGTGACATTGATTTCACTAAGAAAGACAACGGTGGAAAATACAGCACTTATATGCCGGTTCAGGATGAAAAGCTGCTGGATACCCTACTCAATAAGCAGATAAAAGTCGTTGGTGAACCGCCAGAACAACAAGGTCTGTTGGCAACCCTCTTTATTTCATGGTTCCCAATGCTACTGCTCATTGGCGTCTGGATTTTCTTTATGCGCCAAATGCAAGGTGGTGGCGGTAAAGGGGCGATGTCTTTTGGTAAAAGCAAAGCCCGGATGTTGACGGAAGATCAGATCAAAACCACGTTTGCCGATGTTGCTGGTTGTGACGAAGCAAAAGAAGAAGTGGGCGAATTGGTGGAGTATCTGCGTGAACCTGGCCGTTTCCAAAAATTGGGTGGCAAGATCCCGAAAGGCATCCTGATGGTGGGGCCGCCAGGTACGGGTAAGACATTGCTGGCGAAAGCGATTGCGGGTGAAGCGAAAGTCCCTTTCTTTACCATTTCGGGTTCTGATTTCGTTGAAATGTTTGTGGGTGTCGGTGCTTCCCGTGTTCGTGATATGTTTGAACAGGCGAAAAAAGCGGCACCGTGCATCATCTTTATTGACGAAATTGATGCAGTCGGTCGTCAGCGTGGCGCAGGTCTGGGTGGTGGACACGATGAACGTGAACAGACACTGAACCAGATGCTGGTTGAAATGGATGGCTTTGAAGGTAACGAAGGTATTATTGTTATCGCAGCGACTAACCGTCCTGATGTTCTGGACCCAGCCTTGTTACGCCCCGGCCGTTTTGACCGTCAGGTCGTGGTTGGCCTGCCGGATGT
This genomic interval from Xenorhabdus doucetiae contains the following:
- a CDS encoding type II toxin-antitoxin system ParD family antitoxin, whose product is MRKITSVSMSEQLDGFVQRMVESGRYGSISEVMRSALRLLEQQENQNDAIRKAVIDGLESGESSLTLRDIAEQRKRKHNV
- a CDS encoding DNA-binding protein, yielding MKKEWYTAMELTGVGELPRSPQGVNARAKREEWLRQKRAGVQGRAIEYHYSCLPKSTLTALELHETSAEYQVQKQDPLSIWVSAFNLLTEEEKEVITEVILRDGIRSFLEKITAT
- the rplU gene encoding 50S ribosomal protein L21, with amino-acid sequence MYAVFQSGGKQHRVSEGQTIRLEKLDIATGETVEFDQVLMVANGEDIKIGAPVVEGVKVKAEVVAHGRGEKVKIVKFRRRKHSRKQQGHRQWFTDVKITGIA
- the mdh gene encoding malate dehydrogenase, whose amino-acid sequence is MKVAVLGAAGGIGQALALLLKTQLPSGSELSLYDIAPVTPGVAADLSHIPTEVKVTGFAGEDATPALVGADVVLISAGVARKPGMDRSDLFNINAGIVRNLVQQVAKTCPKALIGIITNPVNTTVAIAAEVLKKEGVYDKNRLFGVTTLDVIRSNTFVAELKGKKAEEIEVPVIGGHSGVTILPLLSQIPGVSFTDEEIEALTKRIQNAGTEVVEAKAGGGSATLSMGQAAARLGLSLIRGLQGESNIVECSYIEGDGKYARFFAQPVRLGKNGIEERLDIGKLSDFEQKALDNMLDVLKNDIELGENFING
- the ispB gene encoding octaprenyl diphosphate synthase, producing the protein MNLESIIKLTADDMAAVNETILNQLNSDVALINQLGYYIISGGGKRIRPMIAVLAGKALHCASEKHIKVAALIEFIHTATLLHDDVVDESDMRRGKETANAIYGNAASVLVGDFIYTRSFQMMTDLDSMRVLKLMSDATNVIAEGEVMQLMNCNDPDISEDDYMQVIYSKTARLFEVAAHSAAILANATPEQEAALRDYGRYLGTAFQLIDDLLDYDSDNSTLGKNTGDDLNEGKPTLPLLHAMTRGTPEQSALIRSAIEQGNGRHLLDTVLATMKQCGSLNYTRQRAEEEADKAISALQILEDSPYKAALEGLAHVAVQRLS
- the argR gene encoding transcriptional regulator ArgR; the protein is MRVPSKQEDLVKTFKALLKEEKFSSQGEIVSALQDEGFENINQSKVSRMLTKFGAVRTRNAKMEMVYCLPAELGVPTATSPLKNLVLDVDYNHCVVVIRTSPGAAQLIARLLDSLGKAEGILGSIAGDDTIFSTPAQNFSTKQLYEAILNLFEQEL
- a CDS encoding DNA-binding protein, with the protein product MKKDWYSAKELIGLAGLPSSPQGVNLMARREGWEQRRKRGVQGKALEYNVNSLPEEVLNLLTVSESSVEYYRNKRQDPFMIWVEAYYQLSKSERERMVKFILRKGLASLVQYVGIQDIDNKESAPD
- the greA gene encoding transcription elongation factor GreA, with the protein product MKQIPMTVRGADKLREELEYLKNVRRPQIIASIAEAREHGDLKENAEYHAAREQQGFCEGRIQEIEAKLSNAQVIDVTKVTNNGRVIFGATVTVLNVDSDEEQTYRIVGDDEANIKENLLSVNSPIARGLIGKEVDDVVVITTPGGQVEYEVLNVDYL
- the rpmA gene encoding 50S ribosomal protein L27, coding for MAHKKAGGSTRNGRDSESKRLGVKRFGGESVLAGSIIVRQRGTKFHAGSNVGCGRDHTLFALADGKVKFEVKGPKNRKFISIEAE
- the cgtA gene encoding Obg family GTPase CgtA; its protein translation is MKFVDEARILVVAGDGGNGCVSFRREKYIPKGGPDGGDGGDGGDVYLLADENLNTLIDYRFEKSFRAERGQNGQSRDCTGKRGQDITIKVPVGTRVRDVATGEVLGDMLRHEQRFMVAKGGFHGLGNTRFKSSVNRAPRQRTMGTPGESRELMLELMLLADVGMLGMPNAGKSTFIRAVSAAKPKVADYPFTTLVPSLGVVRMDNEQSFVVADIPGLIEGASEGAGLGIRFLKHLERCRVLLHLIDLCPIDESDPVENARIIIKELHKYSEKLAEKPRWLVFNKVDLTDPEEAKQRAKAIADELGWEGDYYMISAVNRQGVKELCWDIMEFMKTQPRSMETSEESQPEKVEFMWDDYHKEQLQQASDDDWDDDWDEEDDEGVEFIYKH
- a CDS encoding type II toxin-antitoxin system RelE/ParE family toxin — protein: MYKLTERAAEDFAGIYDYTLLQLGTAQADHYTGMLEAFLETLAGMPYIGREYPVIPGVMRIEFQRHTIFYTIRDTDILIARILHQQMNHPQHLL
- the rlmE gene encoding 23S rRNA (uridine(2552)-2'-O)-methyltransferase RlmE — protein: MANKKRSASSSRWLQEHFSDKYVLQAQKKGLRSRAWFKLDEIQQSDKIFKPGMTVVDLGAAPGGWSQYVVSQIGNNGRVIACDLLPMDPIVGVDFLQGDFRDELVLKTLLERVGDNKVQVVMSDMAPNMSGTPAVDIPRSMYLVELALDMCRDVLAPGGSFIVKVFQGEGFDEYLREIRSLFAKVKIRKPEASRARSREVYIVATGRKV
- the dacB gene encoding serine-type D-Ala-D-Ala carboxypeptidase translates to MALLKITSRIACMLSLILSIFSANASSNVSSIEKSAQYLPAGTDFSFIAQVVGSKNPLVDYHGQQMALPASTQKIVAALAALLQLGKDYRFITTLESDANIVDGVLEGNLTARFVGDPMLTRSQLRNMVETLKQSGIKQIAGDLVIDVSIFASHDKAPGWVWNDMTQCFSAPPSAAIVDKNCFSVSLYSSEQPGELAVVRVPSFYPVDVLSEVKTLAKGSPEAKYCELDVTSADLNRYTLTGCLTQRNEPLPLAFAIQNGASYVGKILKNELNTAGIELKGHIRRQSIPQPPEKIRAVNQSVPLMNMLTIMLKKSDNMIADTLFRTLGHRYFNVPGTWRAGSDAVRQILKQKAGIDLGNTVMVDGSGLSRHNLIAPATMMEILQFIAQHNDELDFISMLPKAGYDGTLAYRPGLHEAGLDGKVFAKTGSLQGVYNLAGFMTAASGQQIAFVQFVSAYSVPPQDQRSRRVPLSRFEHDLYKSLYQNH
- the yhbY gene encoding ribosome assembly RNA-binding protein YhbY, translating into MTLNKKQVQYLKSLAHSLKPVVMIGNNGLTEGVLAEIEQTLSHHELIKVKVAGEDREIKTLIAEAIVRETGAHNVQIIGKMLVLYRPSAERKISLPK
- a CDS encoding helix-turn-helix domain-containing protein, with product MISMKSDWHPADIIAALRKRGTTLAAVSREAGLSSSTLANTLSRPWPKGEWIIANYLELHPSEIWPSRYFDPRTGELLERKVREKKNN